From Neomonachus schauinslandi chromosome 4, ASM220157v2, whole genome shotgun sequence:
GTCGTTGGTCATAGGTCCAGCCCTACAGATTAGCGTGGTGAAGAAGGCAAGTGTCTAGGCAGGGCTTGGTCCCCACCTTCAGGTACTGAGCCATTCAGGGTGAAGTCTGGGGTGTAGATACAGGAGACTCTGgctgataaaaaaataataacaaaatcagtaataaaaaaaattataaaacttgtTGCTTCTCTGAGTAAGATCTGAGCAACAGTCTTGTTTTTGTTAAAATCCTGGAGCCATTCAAGTCCTGAATACTCTTCTGGACATCATTGCTGGCTGAAGAAAggagccccaggcccagctctgctGAAATCTGTCAGTTTGGAAATCTCATCCAGCTGCCTGTGCTCCGAGAGATCCTTGGAGCTGCTGGGAGCAGGCCAGCTGGTGGTGTGGGGCACCTCACACTTGGGAATCGGCCCCCAGGGGGTGGAAGAGCTCCTCGGGTGTCTTGTCACTTTGGCTGGCTCCCCCCTGCCGGAAACCGGAAGCAATCTCATCAAAGGTCCGGCCTTTCGTCTCAGGAACTTTGAAGTAGGTGAAGATGAAGAACAGCACCAGGAGCACGGTGAAGATGATGAAGACGTATGGACCACACAGTTGCTAAAGACACACAGATACACTTGGTTGGAGTCCTGACCCTACATCCTGGCTGTAGGGCCTTGACTTGTAGGACTTGGGGCCTTTGATCTGAGAAAGGGAACAGCTACCCACAACCCAGGAGTGCTGGGATGATTAAATGAGACTGCCTGCACCTGGCGTGTAATGGGCTCCAGGGAGCAGGGTCCCCCTACAGAGCAGAACGGAGACAATTCAAAGCTAAGGAAAGAACCCCAGAATTGAGGTTGGCatttttagctgtgtgacctgggcttcgggagcctcaatttcctcctccgCAGGATTCTGATGAGAAGAGCTGGGAGAGCACTCTGCACAGCACTACGGGGACCTGCATGCGGGGGAGGAATGGTGGTCAGGGAGGCAGTGGCGGTTCTCACCTCTACATACTGGAAGCACATGCCCACAATGAAATTTGAGGTCCAGTTGGAGAAGCCAGCAACAGCAATGGCAGCTGGGCGAGGACCCTGGCTGAAGAGTTCAGCCACAATGAACCATGGTATGGGGCCAGGGCCCACTTCAAAGAAGGCCACAAAGCCAAAGATGGCCACGATGCTGAGATAGGACATCCAGGGCAGCTGTTCCTGTTGAGGACAAGAGAGCGGTGGAAAGTTAGATTAGGCTGTGATGGATGCTCCGAGGAAACAAACTGCAGATGTAGCCCAGGGCAGGGCTAggagctctgggctgggaggcGGGAGGCAGGCGGCCTGGGGCTGAACCTGGATTTGCCACATGACTTAGGTACCCTGCACAGggtctcactttcctcatctgaacAAAATGATCTAAGTCCTGCAGGGTGGGTGAGCTGGAACGTATCCTGTGGGAACGGTAATGTGGGGTGCACATGGGATGGGCTAAGAAGAGGTCCCTGTGGTCCCCTGGCTCTGGATGCAGAGCAGTCTGATGTGGAATGATGTGCAAAAACATTTCTGGAGTAAGTATTAAAGACCGTAAGGTGCTCAGCTCAGGGCCAGCAGCATAGGCCCCAAGCACGTGGCCCTATATAATCATTCTCCTCAAGGAGGCCACCGTGGAGAAGCTACAGGCTTTGGTTCTGATCCCAGATCTGTCACACATCCGCTGCAGCATGCTGGACCTCTTAGCAATCACCAGACTCCAGATTTTGGTTAAGCTGTCAAATGAGCATACTGCTGCTTCCTTGCCCAGAGGGTGGACAAATGAGGGTTCGTGCAGGGAAAGTGGCTGGTACATGGTTACTACAGTGGTTACTAACAGTAACAGGCTTGGGGCAAGCAGACCTGAGATCAGTTCCTGGCTTTGTCCTTTATCTGCTGCCTTCCTAACCTCACTGGGACTATGTTTCCTCACTTGTGAACTGGGAATACTAACAACACATGGGGCAGTGGTGACAACGGAGAGAAGGCATGCTTCCATGTCTTGGTGGTAAGGGAGGGTCCTACTTTCTGGGGCTCTTCTGAAGATGAACTAAGGCCACGGATGCAGAAAAGCTCAGTACTGGCAGAGCAATTCCTGGGGAGAAGGACTTGGGTTCTGGGGCCAGAGGTGCTGTGGTGAGAAAGCACCAAACAGGGAGGAGCCAGGGCACGACTGGCGGTGAGTGGGTGGAAGGAGACAGCCTAGGGGGCCAGAAGGTCAGACCCGAGCCCGagtggggctggggagatgggggcagAACTAGGGAGAGGGCAGCTCCCATCTGGGCTCTGGATGCCActggccaggctggggctgccaTAGTCCCTCTGGGACCGGAAGCTCCTGGGGGCTGTCCCGCCCACCGCCCTGCCCCGAGCGTGGCCACTCACCAGCAACGCCAGCGCGATGGTCATGAGCACGGCACAGCCCGCCATGCCGGCCAGGCCGATGAGGTGCAGGGTCCGCCGGCCGGCTCGTTCCACCACAAACAGCTGTGGGCAGACACGGGGTCAGTGCCGCCCGCTCCCGGTGCCTCTCTGACCCCCACTCCCATCCTGAGGCTCATCCCCAGTGCTGGGAAAGCCACATGGTACTGCAGAGACCAGGGAAGACGgcaccacctcctccctgggGCTCACAGGGACCACATAGGATCTGAGGGGCAGAGAGCTGGCTCCAGACAGCAGGACAGGGCGTGACAACTGGCCCCAGAGTGGAGCATCCTGGCTGTGACTCTGGGCAGCCACTGCACTTCTCTGAGCATCAGTGTCGTGGGCTGTTTGATGTGAGTAATGAACTTGACAGGCTTGTGAGGATGAGATGCGACAGCACTTACGGAGAACCTGACACACGCTCAGCTCACGGTAAGCTCTGCCCTTCGGTCATGAGGCCCGGAGGCCACCCTGCGCTGGAACCTGACAGCTGACCGGGGCTGGGCCATGGCGCAGACTCACCGACACGACAGTGAAGGCTGTGTTGACGATGCCGGAGCCGATGGTGGCATACACAGGCTGCTGCACGCCCGCCTTCTCGAAGATGCTCGTGGAGTAATAGAACACCTAGGGGCCAGAGAAGTGGCTGGGGCTTGGCCGGGTGCCGTGGCCCttctcctgcctctgtccctgcgGGTGCGGGACCCAGGGTGAGGACAGAACGAAGGGGACACGGGACCAGGGCGCTGCGGGGTTGGGTTCTGAAGGAAAGCTGCTCCTTTGGCAGGGGCATGTTTGTTTCCAGTTGGGGTTCAGGTCACTTGGCCACAGGGTTTGGCCGCGGCCCACAGGAAAGGGCGGGTGAGGGGGCACTCACAGCATTGATGCCCGACAGCTGCTGGGACAGCTGCAGCACCACGGCAATGAGGATGGGCTGGCGGTAGGCGGGCGAGCGGAACAGCTCCAGGATGGTGACCTTCTTCTCCCGCATCATCTGCCGACTCTCCTCCTTCATCTCCTGCAGGTCGCGGGTCACGTCAGCCGTCCCGCGCAGCTTCTTCagcactgggcggggggggggccggggggaaaggggggggggctcAGAGCAGGAAGAAGGCCGGGGCCagggggtggtgaggggaggagggcagggccctGTCCGTACCACTCTTGGCCCGGTTCTCCTCATTGCGGTTAATGAGCAGGAAGCGGGGGCTCTCAGGGCAGAAGGGCAGCAGGATGCACTGCAGCAGGGCCGGGATGAAGATGATGCTCAGCAGCAGAGGCCACAGGTCCCCGTTGCCCATGATGGAGTCCAGGCCGAACACCTGGGGGAAGCAGGGATGGAGGAAGTGGCCCCgggcacccctgccccagcccccactctgagCCCCACTCCACCCAGTGGCCTTCACCTTCTTTGTGGAGGCGCTGCCGGTAAGGCGAGCCTTAgcttttctgaacctcagttccctcatctgtcacACGGGGAAAGTAGGACCTACCTCACGGCACAGGTAGGGGGACAAAAGGCATGGCTACAAATGTGGCAGGCGAGTCACAGGGCATGGGGGcttggggatggggaagggaaagCCTTCTGGAGCAAAGGTAGTGTATATATAAAGGCATCAAGGCCTGGAGGCATGGGAGAGCCTGGCACGTGGGGGTACCAGTGGGCTCCCCTGAGGCTGGATCCCCAGGGGAAGGACAGGACACAAGGCTGAGTAGGCTGGGACGGGAAGGGTCATCTGGACTTGGCTCTCACGCCAGGGAGGCCTTGGGGAAATCCTGAGTGGCGGAGTGTTCTCCGGGATCTGGCCTACTAGGATGTGTGCCACGAGGCCGTCCTTTGCTGCAGGGCTGTGGAAGGCTGGATGAGAATTCTCATCGGGGAGTCATATGGACATAGACATGAGAGCCACCGAAGCTGTGGGGTGCGGGCAGTGCGAGCAAACAGACCCTGCCCCAGCTTACCTGGGCAATGAGGATGCCGACAACGATGCCCAGCTGGTGCAGGGTGCCCAGGGCCCCTCGAAGGGCCGTAGGAGACACCTCCCCCACGTACATGGGCACGAAGCCTGTGGTCAGGCCACAGTACACACCAATGATGAAGCGGCCCAGGATCAGCATCTCAAAGGACTTGCCCAGTTTCGAGAAGCCCATGAGCACAGAGGACACGAAGGCCAGCAGGTTCATCATCAGCATTGAGTTCCGCCTGGGGGTGGGGTCACAGGTCAGGTGGGTGCCTTCATCTCCTCAGATTCCCAGGGGCTAGGTCATAGGCAACACCCTGAACAGGCAGGGAAGTCTCCCCCCTCCCATCTGGGACACCCCGGCCAGGGCCAGGACCCCTCTGCTCACCGGCCAAAGCGGTTAACAAAAAGGCCCACGGAGAAGGAGCCAATCATGCCTCCTACAGAGAAGATGGCCACGGAGAGGGACCACAGTGTGGTGAGTGTGGCCGGCAAGATGCGCTCCCCGTAGCGGTGGATCCATGTCTGGTTGTAGAACTCCTCAATCACCTgcaggagaagcagcctcctgaACAAGGGGGGCCCCCAGCTGCCCTTTTCCCCTTGCATGGCCCACTCTCCGCAGGAGAGGGCCCAGCACCTGGCCAGGCCCCAAACTCACTGCACGTCCTTGAGCCAAATCCCTCCCTtttgtgggcctcagtttccccaggggAGAAACAAGGGGCTGGGCTCCATCTCCAAGAGCGGTGCCAGCTCCCATGTTTCCCCCAGGTCTGGTTTCCAGTGCCCTGGGGGGGTCACATGGTCAACAGAACTtgctggggggcggtggggggacaGTTCAGGTGGAAGTtcaggcacagagcagggagaaaGTGCCTCCTCCCACTTGCCCCTCTTCTCTTCAAGGCGCCTAAGGTCCTAGGCTCTTGCCACCTGcgccgtctccccagtctccttgCTGGGGAGGAAATACAGCTGGACAGATAGTTCCTGGTTCTAGACGCTCTGGGACGAAGGGAAGGGCAGGCTCACTGACTCACTGACTTTACACTCAGGGCCTGGTGTGACCAACTTGCATAAAAGACGTGCTCCCGAGCCTCACACAATTGCTTTCTGACCCTTCGGCCCAGCTATTAATGGGAGTTCCACCCCGAAGGATCCatggcctcctcccctctgccaggTGCCAGGCTGGGAGGTATGGGGGAGGCTAAGGACAAGGAAGCGGTTCCAGGAACTGGAAACACCTGTCCTAGAGGCCtgccccctggccctgcccccacccaagGGAGGGCCTGGCCTGATCCACCGGTTCTGCCTGAACACACTCACCCTACTCTcaggcaacacacacacacaaccagcgCCATGGGACTGGCCTGACCCACCCAGCCACATGCGTAGCTGGGCACGGACCCAACATACCCAGAAAGAGCCTCCTGTGCACACACCATCTCATACCCATACTGGTGCTCAC
This genomic window contains:
- the SLC2A1 gene encoding solute carrier family 2, facilitated glucose transporter member 1 isoform X3 yields the protein MCPSSQKLTGRLMLAVGGAVLGSLQFGYNTGVINAPQKVIEEFYNQTWIHRYGERILPATLTTLWSLSVAIFSVGGMIGSFSVGLFVNRFGRRNSMLMMNLLAFVSSVLMGFSKLGKSFEMLILGRFIIGVYCGLTTGFVPMYVGEVSPTALRGALGTLHQLGIVVGILIAQVFGLDSIMGNGDLWPLLLSIIFIPALLQCILLPFCPESPRFLLINRNEENRAKSVLKKLRGTADVTRDLQEMKEESRQMMREKKVTILELFRSPAYRQPILIAVVLQLSQQLSGINAVFYYSTSIFEKAGVQQPVYATIGSGIVNTAFTVVSLFVVERAGRRTLHLIGLAGMAGCAVLMTIALALLEQLPWMSYLSIVAIFGFVAFFEVGPGPIPWFIVAELFSQGPRPAAIAVAGFSNWTSNFIVGMCFQYVEQLCGPYVFIIFTVLLVLFFIFTYFKVPETKGRTFDEIASGFRQGGASQSDKTPEELFHPLGADSQV
- the SLC2A1 gene encoding solute carrier family 2, facilitated glucose transporter member 1 isoform X2 produces the protein MEPSSKKLTGRLMLAVGGAVLGSLQFGYNTGVINAPQKVIEEFYNQTWIHRYGERILPATLTTLWSLSVAIFSVGGMIGSFSVGLFVNRFGRRNSMLMMNLLAFVSSVLMGFSKLGKSFEMLILGRFIIGVYCGLTTGFVPMYVGEVSPTALRGALGTLHQLGIVVGILIAQVFGLDSIMGNGDLWPLLLSIIFIPALLQCILLPFCPESPRFLLINRNEENRAKSVLKKLRGTADVTRDLQEMKEESRQMMREKKVTILELFRSPAYRQPILIAVVLQLSQQLSGINAVFYYSTSIFEKAGVQQPVYATIGSGIVNTAFTVVSLFVVERAGRRTLHLIGLAGMAGCAVLMTIALALLEQLPWMSYLSIVAIFGFVAFFEVGPGPIPWFIVAELFSQGPRPAAIAVAGFSNWTSNFIVGMCFQYVEQLCGPYVFIIFTVLLVLFFIFTYFKVPETKGRTFDEIASGFRQGGASQSDKTPEELFHPLGADSQV
- the SLC2A1 gene encoding solute carrier family 2, facilitated glucose transporter member 1 isoform X1, whose protein sequence is MNGFRRGTSVAATEQKLTGRLMLAVGGAVLGSLQFGYNTGVINAPQKVIEEFYNQTWIHRYGERILPATLTTLWSLSVAIFSVGGMIGSFSVGLFVNRFGRRNSMLMMNLLAFVSSVLMGFSKLGKSFEMLILGRFIIGVYCGLTTGFVPMYVGEVSPTALRGALGTLHQLGIVVGILIAQVFGLDSIMGNGDLWPLLLSIIFIPALLQCILLPFCPESPRFLLINRNEENRAKSVLKKLRGTADVTRDLQEMKEESRQMMREKKVTILELFRSPAYRQPILIAVVLQLSQQLSGINAVFYYSTSIFEKAGVQQPVYATIGSGIVNTAFTVVSLFVVERAGRRTLHLIGLAGMAGCAVLMTIALALLEQLPWMSYLSIVAIFGFVAFFEVGPGPIPWFIVAELFSQGPRPAAIAVAGFSNWTSNFIVGMCFQYVEQLCGPYVFIIFTVLLVLFFIFTYFKVPETKGRTFDEIASGFRQGGASQSDKTPEELFHPLGADSQV